From the Candidatus Saccharimonadaceae bacterium ML1 genome, one window contains:
- the polA gene encoding DNA polymerase I — MAKRFVIIDGKSVFYRGYYAMPNLSTADGTPTGGVYGFAALSLELIRQIQPDYVCVAWDKPKTNIRKRLEIYPEYKAGRKPAPPDFYAQIPILHELLDAFGWPLYEFDDYEADDIMATLDRQAEARGNIETYLITSDLDALQILDSNTFLYALKKGVSNIDKFDVAEFEARYKIRIDQFLDLKSLKGDSSDNIPGVAGVGEKTATQLLQQFDTLDGIYEHLDDVKESVRKKLIAGKDSAYMSKRLAALMFDAPVALDLPAMDIARLDTAKLKAMLVKLEFRSLLRKLPDAMKDDTPAAVLDTNDVEEIEPGTAQAVLMMAPELVVWADGDDVWLSHERAKAARLPRADAAKILTHVPIVGHDVKKFLKQLLADGITTLPEVQHDTAQGSFLLNPLRKSRRLEDLVGLESIDSPKNAVRAIWALYDEQRQAFEALPDLSRVAHEMDFPLIAILARMEHQGIRLDAGVLDAMNTKLTREIVDIQAQVYDMVGYEFNVSSPMQLSEALFTKLQLPTAGIKKGHTGYSTGQKELDKLRGQHPIVELIERYRELTKLQNTYVATLPHQADERGYVHTTFNQDVVATGRLSSTDPNLQNIPIRTALGRHIRDAFVPADGNMFVNADYSQFELRLAAVMAGEQGMIDDFNSDTDIHAKTAAEVYGVPLADVTPAQRRRAKVVNFGVLYGMSQHGLAAAAHMNYAEAQHFIDEYYRMHPSLKAYMANTIRKAHDDGFVETLFGRRRWTPDVKSSNFAVRNAAERAAANMPIQGTEADLMKLAMIKVQQLLDRDYPEARQILQIHDSILVECPRAEAKAIAALLVDAMEQVYPKLGVRLRVDVKIGEHWGDV; from the coding sequence ATGGCGAAACGCTTCGTAATTATTGACGGCAAAAGCGTATTTTATCGCGGTTACTATGCGATGCCGAATCTGTCAACGGCGGACGGTACGCCGACAGGCGGCGTGTATGGATTTGCAGCGCTGAGCCTTGAGCTGATTCGACAGATCCAGCCCGATTACGTATGCGTGGCATGGGATAAACCGAAAACAAATATTCGTAAGCGTCTCGAAATCTACCCCGAGTACAAAGCCGGGCGTAAGCCGGCGCCACCGGATTTTTACGCGCAAATTCCGATTTTACACGAACTGCTTGATGCGTTTGGCTGGCCGCTCTACGAGTTTGACGACTACGAAGCAGATGACATTATGGCGACGCTTGACCGCCAGGCAGAGGCGCGCGGCAATATTGAGACCTATTTGATTACAAGCGATTTAGATGCGCTGCAAATTTTGGACAGTAATACGTTTTTGTATGCGTTAAAAAAAGGCGTGTCAAACATTGATAAATTCGACGTTGCGGAATTTGAAGCGCGCTACAAGATTCGAATTGATCAATTCCTTGATTTGAAGAGTTTGAAAGGCGACTCAAGCGACAATATTCCCGGTGTCGCGGGCGTTGGCGAAAAGACGGCAACGCAGCTACTGCAGCAATTTGATACGCTTGACGGTATTTATGAGCATCTTGATGACGTGAAAGAAAGCGTGCGCAAAAAATTAATTGCAGGTAAAGACTCGGCCTATATGAGTAAACGGCTTGCAGCGCTGATGTTTGATGCGCCGGTGGCGCTGGATCTGCCGGCGATGGATATCGCGCGGCTTGATACGGCGAAACTGAAGGCGATGCTAGTGAAATTGGAATTTCGCAGCCTGCTGCGCAAATTGCCGGACGCAATGAAAGATGACACACCGGCAGCGGTACTCGACACGAATGATGTTGAAGAAATTGAACCAGGCACAGCGCAGGCGGTTTTGATGATGGCGCCGGAATTAGTAGTTTGGGCTGACGGCGACGACGTGTGGCTTAGCCACGAGCGTGCTAAAGCTGCGCGTCTCCCTCGCGCCGATGCGGCGAAAATCCTTACTCACGTACCAATAGTCGGACATGATGTAAAAAAGTTCTTGAAGCAGTTGCTTGCCGACGGAATCACAACGTTGCCAGAAGTACAACACGATACGGCGCAAGGCTCGTTTCTCCTAAATCCGTTGCGAAAATCACGTCGGTTGGAGGATTTAGTTGGGCTAGAGTCAATTGATAGTCCCAAAAATGCCGTTCGCGCGATCTGGGCGTTGTATGATGAACAGCGGCAAGCATTTGAAGCGCTGCCTGACTTGTCGCGCGTGGCGCACGAGATGGATTTTCCGCTGATTGCGATCCTGGCGCGCATGGAACATCAGGGGATTCGCTTGGATGCGGGCGTGCTTGATGCGATGAACACAAAATTAACTCGCGAAATTGTAGACATACAGGCACAGGTGTACGATATGGTCGGTTACGAATTTAACGTTTCCAGCCCGATGCAGCTGTCTGAAGCGTTATTTACTAAGCTCCAATTGCCGACCGCTGGAATCAAAAAAGGACACACGGGATATAGTACCGGGCAAAAAGAATTGGATAAATTGCGCGGGCAGCATCCAATTGTTGAATTGATTGAACGCTACCGCGAGCTAACGAAATTACAAAACACGTATGTCGCGACGTTGCCGCACCAAGCCGACGAGCGCGGTTATGTGCATACAACATTTAACCAGGATGTTGTGGCGACGGGACGGCTGAGCAGTACCGATCCGAACCTACAGAATATTCCAATCCGTACGGCGCTTGGGCGGCATATTCGCGATGCATTTGTGCCGGCAGATGGAAATATGTTCGTAAACGCCGATTATTCGCAGTTTGAGCTGCGTCTTGCGGCGGTGATGGCGGGTGAGCAGGGCATGATTGACGATTTCAATAGCGATACCGATATTCACGCTAAAACTGCCGCCGAAGTGTACGGCGTGCCGCTTGCCGACGTGACGCCCGCGCAGCGCCGGCGCGCCAAAGTAGTGAATTTTGGCGTGTTGTACGGCATGAGCCAGCATGGGCTAGCAGCCGCGGCGCATATGAATTACGCTGAAGCGCAGCATTTTATTGATGAATATTACCGTATGCATCCAAGCCTGAAAGCGTATATGGCGAATACGATTCGAAAGGCGCACGACGACGGTTTTGTTGAGACGCTGTTTGGGCGCCGCCGCTGGACGCCCGACGTGAAGTCGAGTAATTTTGCTGTGCGCAATGCGGCAGAGCGTGCTGCCGCAAATATGCCGATTCAGGGCACGGAAGCTGATCTTATGAAACTTGCGATGATAAAAGTACAACAGTTGCTTGACCGCGATTACCCCGAGGCGCGGCAAATCCTGCAAATTCACGATAGTATCTTGGTTGAGTGCCCGCGCGCTGAGGCGAAGGCAATTGCGGCGCTTCTGGTCGACGCGATGGAGCAAGTCTATCCCAAACTTGGCGTTCGCTTGCGGGTTGATGTGAAAATCGGCGAGCATTGGGGCGATGTGTGA
- a CDS encoding HAD family phosphatase, with amino-acid sequence MRGVIFDCFGVLCGSSFEVLAAKCQPERVKELRDLNTQADYGYISSAEYVRGVAAVLGWTIDEVRATLKQARVRNESLITYVKQLHADGIPLALLSNVSSGTLDGLFAPGELDDMFDVKILSFAEGLAKPNPAVFTLAVGRLGMPAGDCIMVDDKPENCDGAEVAGLASILHTSNAQTMAAVQAWLEAAHA; translated from the coding sequence ATGCGCGGCGTTATTTTTGATTGTTTTGGAGTATTGTGCGGCAGTAGCTTTGAGGTGTTGGCGGCGAAATGCCAGCCGGAGCGCGTGAAGGAATTGCGCGATCTGAACACGCAGGCGGACTACGGATATATTTCGAGTGCGGAGTATGTACGGGGCGTAGCAGCAGTACTTGGCTGGACGATTGACGAGGTGAGAGCAACGCTTAAGCAAGCGCGCGTACGCAACGAATCGCTTATTACGTATGTAAAGCAATTGCATGCCGATGGCATACCGCTCGCACTTTTAAGCAACGTGAGCAGCGGCACGCTAGATGGACTATTTGCACCAGGCGAGCTTGATGATATGTTTGATGTAAAAATCCTATCGTTTGCTGAGGGCTTAGCGAAGCCGAATCCAGCGGTATTTACGCTTGCGGTGGGGCGGCTCGGTATGCCGGCGGGCGATTGCATCATGGTTGATGATAAGCCGGAGAACTGCGACGGCGCCGAGGTAGCGGGGCTTGCGTCAATCTTGCATACATCAAACGCCCAGACGATGGCGGCGGTTCAGGCGTGGCTTGAGGCGGCACATGCCTGA
- the mutM gene encoding bifunctional DNA-formamidopyrimidine glycosylase/DNA-(apurinic or apyrimidinic site) lyase, with product MPELPEVETIRRGLDRLIVGKTIARARHCDSPKSFPNDPTAVAHFLHNARVTAVRRRAKVLLIELNTCYTLVVHLKMTGQLVFVGAERWGGGHPTDSLIHELPDRHTRVIIDFTDGTRLFFNDLRKFGWMKLYPTAEVPNMPFMRRVGPEPLGDSCDSAAFISRIRRRNNTTVKAAILDQSVIAGVGNIYADESLWQACIHPAMRVHALSGEQLAVLLTSIKQVLALGIETGGSTDKNYVDAEGNKGNYLQFAHVFRREGQPCQRHPDSTIQKIRVAGRGTHVCPVCQVLPLE from the coding sequence ATGCCTGAGCTGCCCGAAGTTGAAACAATTCGCCGCGGGCTTGACCGGCTCATTGTTGGCAAGACGATCGCGCGGGCGCGCCACTGCGATTCACCGAAGAGTTTCCCGAACGATCCGACAGCGGTCGCGCACTTTTTGCATAACGCTCGCGTCACAGCGGTACGGCGGCGCGCAAAAGTTTTGCTCATTGAGCTAAATACGTGCTATACGCTTGTCGTCCATCTGAAAATGACAGGGCAATTGGTGTTTGTTGGTGCGGAGCGTTGGGGCGGCGGACATCCAACGGATAGTTTGATCCACGAGCTGCCCGATCGCCATACGCGCGTTATTATTGATTTTACTGATGGCACGCGCCTCTTTTTTAACGATCTGCGCAAGTTTGGCTGGATGAAATTGTATCCGACGGCAGAAGTGCCGAATATGCCATTTATGCGCCGCGTTGGTCCGGAGCCGCTCGGTGATTCTTGCGACTCGGCGGCGTTTATTTCGCGCATTCGCCGCCGCAATAATACGACCGTTAAAGCCGCAATTCTCGACCAATCGGTTATTGCCGGCGTTGGTAATATTTACGCCGATGAATCGCTATGGCAAGCGTGTATTCATCCGGCGATGCGCGTACATGCGCTGAGCGGCGAGCAGCTTGCTGTATTACTCACGAGCATCAAACAAGTTTTAGCGCTTGGTATTGAAACGGGCGGCAGTACCGATAAAAATTACGTTGACGCCGAGGGGAATAAGGGCAACTATTTGCAGTTTGCGCATGTCTTCCGCCGCGAAGGCCAGCCCTGTCAGCGCCATCCTGACAGTACTATTCAAAAAATTCGCGTCGCCGGGCGCGGTACGCATGTATGTCCAGTGTGCCAAGTGTTGCCGCTGGAGTAA
- a CDS encoding DNA polymerase III subunit delta — protein sequence MRQEIAALTKRLGVRAETIDADRLSLNSLADIVRGVSLFRETRLVVLRQLSEHKELWAKLGEWARDVSADTTLVLVEAKPDKRTKAYKTLVRAGEVIAAEPLTERTRSAAETWLRDLARAQGVEISRAQAANMVSRALIPNETSRIAEVDQLQLAHAVKALVNVDTVTDEAIAAVLPPAREFSVFDILELAARRDVRAVQKALSELRATDDPYKVMALLWVQWAQLAAAMMAEGVSSAQIASDLAIHPFVAKKLQALAPYFSAASVRELTQLAAELDYQSKTLAVAPWDIIDRFVLTVSTRNSPQENE from the coding sequence GTGCGGCAAGAGATCGCGGCGCTTACGAAACGGCTTGGCGTGCGAGCAGAGACGATTGACGCGGATCGGCTTAGCCTAAACAGTTTGGCGGATATTGTGCGCGGAGTTAGTTTATTCCGGGAGACGCGGCTCGTTGTGCTAAGACAGCTATCGGAGCATAAGGAGTTGTGGGCGAAGCTTGGCGAGTGGGCGCGCGACGTTAGCGCCGATACGACGCTTGTGCTGGTTGAAGCAAAGCCTGATAAACGCACAAAGGCATACAAAACACTTGTGCGCGCAGGTGAAGTCATCGCCGCCGAACCGTTAACGGAGCGTACGCGCTCAGCAGCGGAAACGTGGCTGCGGGATTTAGCGCGGGCGCAGGGCGTGGAGATATCGCGGGCGCAAGCGGCTAATATGGTTTCACGGGCGCTCATACCGAATGAAACATCGCGGATAGCAGAAGTCGACCAATTACAGCTGGCGCACGCCGTGAAAGCGCTTGTAAATGTGGATACGGTGACAGATGAAGCTATTGCGGCAGTACTGCCGCCGGCGCGGGAATTCTCGGTGTTTGACATATTGGAATTAGCCGCGCGGCGCGATGTGCGGGCGGTGCAAAAAGCGCTTAGCGAATTGCGCGCAACTGATGATCCGTACAAGGTGATGGCGTTATTGTGGGTACAGTGGGCGCAGCTTGCGGCAGCGATGATGGCAGAAGGTGTTTCGTCCGCGCAGATCGCGAGCGATCTGGCGATCCACCCGTTTGTTGCCAAGAAGCTGCAGGCGCTTGCGCCGTATTTTAGTGCGGCAAGCGTACGCGAGTTGACGCAGTTGGCGGCAGAATTAGATTACCAATCAAAAACATTAGCGGTAGCGCCGTGGGATATTATTGATCGATTCGTGCTTACCGTTTCCACGCGAAACTCGCCCCAGGAAAACGAATAG
- the rpsT gene encoding 30S ribosomal protein S20, translating to MPLIKSAIKRMKQIAKRRERNLAIKRDVKLATKAFLANPSAESLSKAQSELDTAVKKGLLKKGTASRRKAALAKAAKAAGVKLTAKKTAKAAPAAKPAAKKPAAKAKTTTTKPAAKKTAAKKTATKK from the coding sequence ATGCCACTCATCAAATCAGCCATTAAACGCATGAAACAGATTGCCAAGCGCCGCGAGCGTAATCTCGCTATCAAGCGCGACGTTAAGTTGGCAACCAAAGCGTTTCTCGCTAACCCGAGCGCCGAGAGCCTGAGTAAAGCACAGAGCGAACTTGATACCGCTGTCAAAAAGGGTCTGCTGAAGAAAGGCACCGCGAGCCGGCGTAAAGCTGCACTCGCTAAGGCTGCAAAAGCTGCCGGCGTAAAGTTAACGGCGAAAAAGACAGCGAAAGCAGCGCCCGCTGCTAAACCCGCCGCAAAGAAACCAGCGGCAAAGGCAAAGACAACAACCACTAAACCAGCTGCAAAGAAGACGGCGGCTAAAAAAACCGCTACGAAGAAATAG
- the truB gene encoding tRNA pseudouridine(55) synthase TruB — protein MNDGIILIDKPAGMTSFGVVARLRRVLSAWAGKKVKVGHTGTLDPFATGLMIIVTGKACKDAMRYTKLNKVYEAAIILGQTSTTGDPEGEISVYAGAIDGAGEASSKTAARRTKEPAQTSDYSAKRPAAPPLTQVQAVLAQFTGEIKQRPPIFSAIKINGQRAYKLARDGKEVEISERTVQIYALELLSYSYPELVIRAHVSSGTYIRSLAVDIGAALGTGAYCRQLRRTRIANYDVAAAQQLRDFGITD, from the coding sequence ATGAACGACGGCATCATCTTGATCGATAAACCGGCTGGCATGACAAGCTTCGGCGTGGTGGCGCGCTTGCGGCGGGTGCTATCGGCGTGGGCGGGCAAAAAGGTAAAAGTCGGGCACACAGGCACGCTTGATCCGTTTGCGACAGGTTTGATGATCATCGTGACGGGTAAGGCATGCAAAGATGCTATGCGCTATACGAAACTTAATAAAGTATACGAAGCAGCAATAATACTTGGGCAAACGAGCACGACAGGCGATCCAGAAGGAGAAATTTCGGTGTATGCTGGTGCTATAGACGGTGCAGGCGAGGCTTCCTCTAAAACAGCTGCACGGCGGACGAAAGAGCCCGCTCAGACCTCTGATTATTCCGCCAAAAGACCCGCCGCGCCGCCTCTTACGCAAGTTCAAGCAGTGCTCGCGCAATTTACCGGCGAAATCAAGCAGCGTCCGCCGATTTTTAGCGCGATCAAAATTAACGGCCAGCGGGCCTACAAACTTGCCCGCGATGGCAAGGAGGTCGAAATTTCCGAGCGAACCGTGCAGATTTACGCGCTTGAGCTATTGTCGTACAGCTATCCGGAGCTTGTAATTCGCGCGCACGTGTCGAGCGGCACGTATATTCGCAGTTTAGCGGTCGACATTGGCGCGGCACTCGGGACGGGCGCATATTGCCGGCAGCTGCGGCGGACGCGAATCGCTAATTACGACGTCGCAGCGGCGCAGCAATTGCGCGATTTTGGCATTACAGATTGA
- a CDS encoding Sugar transferase, with product MYARFIKRALDFIGASFLLFLSSPLFIIVAIIVKLTSRGPVFFRQERTGLHGKTFTMCKFRSMAKDNDVNDMKSGDKVTKVGKILRATSLDELPQFINVIHGDMSFIGPRPWIPAYYQHMNDKQRHRNDVRPGITGLAQAYGRNNLNIYEKINYDLEYVRNVSFRNDIKVILVTIKMLFNREACELGKEGIHEELDMLKKQSLN from the coding sequence ATGTACGCACGTTTTATAAAAAGAGCCTTAGATTTTATCGGGGCGAGTTTTCTGCTATTTCTTTCAAGTCCGCTATTTATCATTGTGGCGATTATCGTCAAACTGACAAGCCGCGGTCCAGTATTTTTCAGGCAAGAGCGAACAGGGTTGCACGGCAAAACGTTTACAATGTGCAAGTTTCGCAGTATGGCAAAAGATAATGATGTCAACGACATGAAAAGCGGCGACAAAGTAACAAAAGTTGGTAAAATTCTCCGCGCAACTTCGCTTGATGAGCTGCCGCAGTTTATCAATGTTATCCATGGCGACATGTCGTTTATCGGTCCGCGTCCATGGATTCCAGCATATTATCAGCATATGAATGATAAGCAACGTCACCGTAACGATGTTCGACCAGGAATTACCGGACTGGCTCAAGCATATGGTCGCAATAACTTGAACATTTATGAGAAAATAAATTACGATCTTGAGTATGTTCGTAATGTGTCTTTTCGCAATGATATAAAAGTCATTCTTGTTACTATCAAAATGTTATTTAATCGTGAGGCATGCGAACTCGGTAAAGAGGGAATTCATGAAGAATTGGATATGCTAAAAAAGCAAAGCCTAAACTAG
- the epsD gene encoding Putative glycosyltransferase EpsD has product MRNKILFTSHVANFQKFNRPFMRMLRKDGWEVHYASMGEEEILDADKSFTVSFTRNPFTISNIRAYKQLKQIIDRENYDIIHTHTPVGSVVTRLAARRARSRGTRVIYTAHGFHFFTGAPLLNWLIYYPVERFMARHTDTLITINDEDYKRAKRTFKTDVRYVPGVGVDPERFKPRLTKKQRNDLRRSLGLKPNDFVMIYPAELNKNKNQTMLIMAMEKLTAANPHIHLLLPGQDSMNGFHSKLIKEKGWQNNIHLLGYRADIPQLLMASDLSVSASYREGLPVHIMEAMTAGLPVISTKCRGATELIEEGENGYLVDFDDVEAMTNRIITVTNNSNSAVKLSKNSTKKAQKYYMNNIVIEMQKIYKV; this is encoded by the coding sequence ATGCGTAATAAGATATTGTTTACTTCGCATGTAGCGAACTTCCAGAAATTCAACCGCCCATTCATGCGCATGTTGCGTAAAGATGGTTGGGAAGTACATTACGCGTCAATGGGCGAGGAAGAAATTTTAGATGCCGACAAATCGTTCACTGTCTCGTTCACGCGCAATCCGTTCACCATCAGCAATATTCGCGCATACAAGCAGCTAAAACAAATTATTGACCGCGAAAACTACGATATTATTCATACGCACACCCCTGTCGGGAGCGTAGTGACCCGCCTGGCGGCACGACGTGCCCGTAGCCGAGGAACGCGCGTTATCTATACGGCTCATGGTTTTCATTTTTTTACAGGTGCACCACTGCTGAATTGGCTAATTTATTATCCGGTTGAACGGTTTATGGCACGACATACCGATACGCTCATCACGATTAACGACGAGGATTATAAACGGGCGAAACGTACATTCAAGACAGATGTCCGCTACGTGCCTGGAGTGGGGGTAGATCCAGAACGATTCAAGCCGCGCCTCACGAAAAAACAACGCAATGACTTGCGCCGGTCGCTCGGACTTAAGCCGAACGATTTCGTGATGATTTATCCAGCGGAGCTTAATAAAAATAAAAACCAAACCATGCTCATAATGGCGATGGAAAAACTTACCGCTGCAAATCCACATATTCATCTACTCCTGCCTGGTCAAGACAGTATGAACGGTTTTCACTCAAAGCTTATTAAGGAAAAGGGTTGGCAAAATAATATTCACTTGCTGGGTTATAGAGCTGATATACCGCAGTTGCTGATGGCGTCGGATTTATCGGTATCGGCGAGTTATCGCGAAGGCTTGCCAGTACATATTATGGAAGCGATGACGGCAGGTTTGCCGGTAATCTCTACGAAGTGCCGAGGTGCTACTGAACTCATTGAAGAGGGCGAAAATGGCTACTTAGTGGATTTTGATGATGTAGAAGCGATGACCAATAGAATCATTACGGTTACTAATAATAGCAATAGTGCAGTGAAATTATCAAAAAATAGTACTAAAAAAGCACAAAAATACTATATGAATAATATTGTGATTGAAATGCAGAAGATATATAAAGTATGA
- the epsE gene encoding Putative glycosyltransferase EpsE: MSKKTPKVSVIMAEYNTRRCDLENSIKSILEQSFQDFEFIIVDDCGKNDLDAINKNFNDKRIKIIKNVRNKGLEYSLNRAIKSAKADFLVRMDTDDIAKPARIRKLYSYITRHPEFAVVGSRAVEFTDNVEIGVLGRCGEKTAKELVYEHAFVHPSVIMKKSAVVDVGGYVDYYKRAEDFALWCELLLKGYRLYVINDILLKYRVNPEDYDKRRLKNRIGEIRARLHYYPKLKAPFLCYFVIVKSIFSGLFPIKFVRLYRKNIVVRRNK, from the coding sequence GTGAGTAAGAAAACACCAAAGGTTTCGGTGATTATGGCTGAATATAACACTAGGCGGTGCGATCTTGAAAATTCAATTAAAAGTATATTAGAACAATCTTTTCAAGATTTTGAGTTTATTATCGTTGACGATTGCGGGAAAAACGATCTTGACGCTATAAATAAAAACTTTAACGATAAGCGTATAAAAATTATAAAAAATGTACGCAATAAGGGACTAGAGTATTCTCTTAATAGAGCAATAAAAAGTGCAAAAGCAGATTTTCTGGTAAGAATGGACACCGACGATATCGCGAAGCCTGCGAGAATAAGAAAGTTGTATTCATATATCACTCGACATCCCGAATTTGCTGTGGTTGGCAGTAGGGCTGTTGAGTTTACAGATAATGTAGAGATTGGCGTGTTGGGGAGATGCGGAGAAAAAACTGCAAAAGAGCTAGTATATGAACATGCGTTCGTTCACCCGAGTGTTATAATGAAAAAATCAGCCGTAGTGGACGTGGGGGGGTACGTGGACTATTATAAACGAGCTGAAGATTTTGCTTTGTGGTGTGAGCTTTTATTAAAAGGATATCGTTTATATGTTATTAACGATATCTTACTTAAGTATCGTGTCAATCCAGAAGATTATGATAAACGGAGGTTGAAAAATCGCATAGGGGAGATTAGGGCAAGATTACATTACTACCCGAAACTAAAAGCCCCTTTCCTCTGCTACTTTGTTATAGTTAAAAGTATATTTTCTGGTTTGTTTCCTATTAAATTTGTGCGGTTATATAGAAAAAATATTGTGGTGAGAAGAAATAAATAA
- a CDS encoding NYN domain-containing protein yields MKRIVFVDGENLNYKLRDFNKSECGDGGRDFLQNFNYRGIIEEVLAGVKIDKIYWFGAKIKVRSNRPEIIEKANTIKKRHAEFSNLLRKQGIDFVKIGFLRAREVFDEDAGEYLSTNLTEKGVDIGMAVKMIEERMNDSDVEIIFISADTDLLPALEYLKKLNTRLVYVGYEDGQIFSFQKIVGSMRVITKAMFLNNKQFINS; encoded by the coding sequence ATGAAGAGGATTGTTTTTGTAGATGGCGAAAACTTAAACTATAAGTTGAGAGATTTTAATAAGAGCGAATGCGGCGATGGCGGACGCGATTTTCTACAGAACTTTAATTATCGTGGCATCATAGAAGAGGTACTAGCTGGGGTTAAAATTGATAAAATCTATTGGTTTGGTGCAAAAATAAAGGTACGTTCTAATAGACCTGAAATTATTGAAAAAGCAAATACTATAAAGAAGCGGCATGCCGAATTTAGTAATTTATTAAGGAAGCAGGGCATTGATTTTGTAAAAATTGGATTCCTGCGGGCTAGGGAGGTGTTTGATGAAGACGCTGGTGAATACCTAAGTACGAACTTGACAGAGAAGGGTGTTGATATTGGTATGGCAGTAAAAATGATTGAAGAGCGTATGAATGACTCTGATGTGGAGATTATATTCATTAGCGCTGACACAGATCTGTTACCAGCTCTGGAATATCTAAAAAAACTAAATACAAGATTAGTTTACGTTGGTTATGAAGATGGGCAGATATTTTCATTTCAAAAAATAGTAGGCTCTATGCGGGTGATAACAAAAGCTATGTTTTTGAATAATAAACAATTTATCAATTCGTAA
- the tagU gene encoding LytR family transcriptional regulator, translating into MSKEQKTSLFAWLQRLVGAGIIVTAIPAGINLFAMGVIPDKYLYIIAPLYAAVAGVVLWQLIRRSKAVWRGVLFMVIGMVMITVNVAVYKSGHSVNSFLNAVQPPQVNYVEYTVIAKKDRSVVLDSARSVGMVGADTLHDKTAKALAGVTPAAQSSYDSLMALTEQLNAGAVELASIRTANMGVLQENYREFYDSVATLATYKVRDDNRQAAPKTDVTKPFVLYISGIDTYGDVGEVSRSDVNMLAVMNPAKRTMLLVNTPRDYYVQLHGVAGMPDKLTHAGIYGIDMSRQTLGDLYGVDIPYYVRLNFTSLVKMVDVVGDITVDSDYAFHSFQAGKNTLDSKRTLEFARERYSFSDGDRQRGRNQQKVIEAIVAKMSEPRNLTRYNAILSTLQSSLQTNMSQETIASLIKMQLNDFKGWRVESMSVDGAGATRQTYSMGAMPLYVMIPDSASVERAKERIGEYLQS; encoded by the coding sequence GTGAGTAAAGAACAGAAAACGTCGCTGTTCGCGTGGCTGCAGCGGTTAGTTGGTGCGGGTATCATTGTGACGGCGATCCCTGCAGGAATTAACCTATTTGCGATGGGCGTGATCCCCGACAAGTATTTATATATCATCGCGCCGTTGTATGCGGCGGTGGCGGGCGTTGTGTTGTGGCAGTTGATACGCCGGTCGAAAGCGGTATGGCGCGGTGTGCTATTCATGGTAATTGGCATGGTGATGATCACCGTTAATGTTGCCGTGTACAAAAGCGGGCACTCGGTGAATTCGTTTTTGAACGCAGTGCAGCCGCCGCAGGTTAATTATGTAGAATACACGGTTATCGCGAAGAAAGACCGCAGCGTGGTACTTGATTCTGCTCGGTCGGTCGGTATGGTCGGGGCAGACACACTGCACGATAAAACAGCGAAAGCACTTGCCGGCGTAACGCCGGCGGCGCAGAGCAGCTATGACAGTTTGATGGCGCTGACGGAACAACTCAATGCTGGAGCAGTTGAATTGGCGTCAATCCGAACGGCGAATATGGGCGTATTGCAAGAAAATTACCGTGAATTTTATGACAGCGTAGCGACGCTTGCGACTTATAAGGTGCGGGATGATAATCGCCAGGCTGCGCCGAAAACTGACGTAACGAAGCCGTTTGTGCTGTACATCAGCGGCATTGATACGTATGGCGATGTGGGTGAGGTGTCGCGGAGCGATGTGAATATGCTGGCGGTGATGAATCCGGCGAAGCGGACGATGCTGCTCGTAAACACGCCGCGGGATTATTATGTGCAGCTGCACGGCGTGGCAGGTATGCCGGATAAGTTGACACATGCGGGCATTTACGGTATTGACATGTCGCGGCAAACGCTTGGTGATCTGTATGGTGTTGATATTCCATACTATGTGCGGTTGAACTTTACGTCGCTCGTGAAGATGGTTGATGTCGTGGGCGACATTACGGTTGATTCTGATTATGCGTTTCATTCGTTCCAGGCGGGCAAAAATACGCTTGATAGCAAGCGAACGCTTGAGTTTGCACGCGAACGCTATAGCTTTAGTGACGGTGATCGTCAGCGGGGACGTAACCAGCAGAAGGTAATTGAGGCGATCGTCGCGAAGATGAGCGAGCCGCGCAACCTGACACGATATAACGCAATTTTGTCGACGTTGCAAAGTTCGTTGCAAACAAACATGAGCCAGGAGACGATTGCATCGTTGATAAAAATGCAACTTAATGATTTTAAGGGTTGGCGCGTTGAGTCAATGAGCGTTGACGGTGCAGGCGCAACCCGCCAAACGTATAGCATGGGCGCGATGCCGCTGTACGTGATGATTCCTGACAGCGCGTCGGTAGAGCGGGCGAAAGAGCGGATTGGAGAGTATTTGCAGTCGTAG